The sequence TGTCGACACCCGCCGTCACCGTCCACCCCGAGCAGCGGGTCCCGGACGCCGCCCGGCTGATGGAGCGGCGTGGTGTGGAGCGCCTGCCCGTGGTGGACGAGGAGGACCGGCTGATCGGCATCGTCACCCGCCGTGACCTGCTCCGGGTCTTTCTGCGCGGAGACGACGAGATCCGCCGCCAGGTGTCCGAGGAGATCGTGTCGGGCGAGCTGGGGCTGCCGCCGGAGGCCGTCACCGTGTCCGTGCGGGACGGCATCGTCACCCTCGCGGGCGGCGCGGAACTGCGCGGCGCCATCGCCCGCGCCGGCTTCGCGGCCTGGCGGCTGGACGGGGTCGTCGGCGTGGTCAACCTGGTGCCGACGGTGACCCCCGAGGGGATGGCTCGCCCGGGGTGACCCTCGTACGGCGGGGCTCGTCAACGCGAGGCGGGCCCCGTCGCGCGGAGAGGCGGGCCCCGTCGCGCGGAGAGGCGGGCCCCGTCGCGCGGAAGGGGGGCGGCACCCGCGGGTGCCGCCCCCCTTCCGCTCTCATCCCGCTTCGATACGACGGCCCGTGTACGCCGTGGGCTCGATCCGCACCCACAGATCGCGGTCCCCGCCGGCCCACGGGGTGCTGTACGCGCGCCCGGCCAGCCGCTCCGCCTCGACGGGATCGTCCACCACGCGGGCGGTCCCGCGCACCAGCACGCTCCAGCCCTCGCTCAACGCGTCGTCCACCCGGTCCACCTCGAAGGCCACCTCGCGGTCGAGGCCCTGGCTGATCACCGAGCCCTCACGGGTCCGGAACACGATCGCGCCGTCCACGACGGTGTAGTTCACCGGGAGGACGACGGGCGCGCCCTCGGTGCTGCGGGAGAACCTTCCGACGCCGTGCGTCGACAGCAGCTCCCTGCACTCCTGTTCGTCGAGTTCGCCCGTCCGGGGACTGCGGGCGGCCTGTCCCAGCCCGGACGGCAGCCCGGAGTATCCGCCGCCGAGTTCCTGGGGGCTGGTGCGCAGCGCCCCGGCGAGCCTCAGCAGGGTGCCGGAGTCGGGCGCGGCGGTGCTGTGCTGCTCCAGATGGGCGACATACGCCTCGGCCATGCCGGCGCGTTCGGCCACCTCTTCCCGGCTGAGACCGAGTTCCGACCGGCGCCGCTGGAGCCGGCGTCCGAGGTCGCCCCGCGCGGGCCCGTCCTGCGGCTCCGGCGCGCCGTGCCCAGGTGTGGGGCGTTCTGCCATGCTCGCTCACTCCTCGCCGGGTTCCCGGACTACCGGTGCGCACGGTGTCCGCGTCCGCCCCCGGGGCCGCGTGTTCGCCCCTCGGGCGGCCGGGGCCCTGGCTCGTACCACGTCTACCACCGGGGCACCCGGGCTACCACTCGGCTGCGCCGGGGCATCCGGAGACCGTCGTGTCCGGCCTCCCCCCACCGGGGGCCGGACACGACGTCGCACGATCAGAAACCCTAGGCCCGCCCCGCCCCGTCCGCCTTGGGCCGAACGGCCCTGCCCGCAGTGGTGTGTCGGGGGCGGCGCGCACGGCTCGCGGCCGGGCCCTTCGGGGCCCGCGCGGGTTCGCGTCCTGCCCGCTCCGCTGCGCCGAACGGCTGACTACACTGGACGGCGGCATCGCGTGCCGGTCACCGGCCGGGTGAGGCATGGAGGTGCCGGGAGATGCCTCTGGAGGCATTCTTTGTCGGTCGATCTGAATCACACCATCGTCCATGCCCGGGACAACCGGGAATCCGCCCGCTTCTTCACCGAGATAGTGGGCCTGGACATCGCCGGGGAGTGGGGCCCGTTCGTGGCCGTCGCCCTGGGCAACGGCGTCACGCTGGACTTCGCCACCGTCCCCGAGGACAGGATCACCCCGCAGCACTACGCGTTCCTGGTCTCCGAGGAGGAGTTCGACGCCGCGTACGCCCGCATCACCGAGCGCGGCATAGAGCACTACGCCGATCCGCACCAGAAGCAGCCCGGCACCATCAACCGCAACGACGGCGGCAAGGGCGTGTACTTCATGGATCCGGTGGGACACGCCATGGAACTGCTCACCGTGCCCTACGGCGGCTGGCCGACCGCGTAAGCGCCAGCGGGGTGTCCTGGGGGCCGATTCGGTCCCTGCGGGGCCCGCGGGTGAGGATGGTCCCCATGGTGTTGACGTATGGGTCGATGGGACGGGCCGAGACCGGGCCGCAGGGGGCGGGTCGCCGGACCGGTGAAGGGACGACGGTCCGGTGAGCAAGCCGCTGTACCAGCTGAAGGCCGAGTTCTTCAAGACGCTCGGCCATCCCGCGCGTATCCGCGTGCTGGAACTGCTCAGCGAACGCGAGCACGCGGTCGCCGAGATGCTGCCCGAGGTGGGCATCGAACCCGCCCACCTCTCCCAGCAGCTGGCCGTGCTGCGCCGCGCCAACCTGGTCAAGACCCGCAAGGAAGGCTCGAACGTCTACTACTCCCTCACCAGCCCGCATGTGGCCGAACTGCTGCGGGTGGCGCGGACGATCCTGTCCGGGGTCCTCGCGGAACAGGCGGAGCTGCTCGCCGACCTCCAGGCGGCGCAGGGGGAGCAGCCGGGGCGGGCCTGACCCCGGTGGGTCGGGCCTCGGCCGCATCGCCCGGGCGGCCCTGATCCCGGTGGGTCCGGCCCCGGCCGCGTCGCCCGGCCCCTCCGGGTCTCACTCCCCGGGCGCCACCGTCCGCGCGGCGATGCGGGCCGCCTCCGCGATGAGTGCCTCGTCGACGGGGGCGTCCTTGTCGTTCTTGCCCTCCTTGGTCGACAGGACGGCCAGTACGACGGGGGTGCGCCGGGTGGTCCAGGCGACGCCGAGGTCATTGGCGCTGGCGTAGTCGCCGGTCCCGGTCTTGTCGGCGATGGTCCAGCCCGCGGGCAGTCCGGCGCGGAACCGCGCGCCGCTGGTGGTGTTGCCCTTCAGCCAGCCGACGAACCGCTCGCGGTCGGGGGCGGCCAGGGCCCGGCCGAGGGCCAGCCGCTCGATGCTCGTGGCGAGGGCCTCGGGGCTCGTGGTGTCGCGCGGGTCCCCGGGGATCGCCGTGTTCAGCTCGGGCTCCCACCGGTCGAGCCGGCTCACCTCGTCGCCGAGCGAGCGGAAGAACCGGGTGAGGCCGCCCGGCCCGTCCAGCCGGCGCAGCAGCAGATTGCCGGCCGCGTTGTCGCTGTACTGGATCGCCGCCGCGCACACATCGGCCATGGCCATGCCGGTGGCCTGGTTCTCCTCCGTGCGGGGCGAGTTGGGCAGCAGGTCGTGCGGCGGGTAGTGGATCACCTTGTCCATCGGCGCGCAGCGCGCCTCGTCACGCAGCACGGCGGCCGCCGCGAACGCCTTGAACACCGAGCACATCGCGAACCGTTCGCCCGCCCGGTGGGCGAGCACCCGCCCGGTGCGCACATTGCGCGCGTACACGCCGAGCCGGGCGCCGTAGCGCCGCTCCAGATCGGCCAGCTCGCCGGAGACCGGGGCGGCCGGTGCGGCCGGGCCCGCCGGGGCGGCGGCGGCACGGCCGGTGGAGGCCGCGGCGGCCACGGAGGTGAGCGCGATGCCTGCCTTCAACAGGCCACGGCGTGCGAGCGGTCCGGAAGCGGTCATGGTGAAGTCCTCCCAGGTCATGCCCTGTCGGGCGGGGTGATCCGTGGGAAACAGCGAAACAGCACGAGGACGCTCATGTCCAAGAGTGAACCGTGCACATCTCATGCCTTATTGATATGACTACAGGATGGATCTACTCGCGCATCTGGAGGCGTACGTGGCGACCGCCGACGAGATGAGCTTCTCCCGGGCGGCCGACCGGCTCGGCATCGCGCAGCCGTTGCTCAGCCGACGGATCAAGACACTGGAGGGCCACTTCGGCGGTCCGCTGTTCGACCGTTCCCGGCGCCAGGTCGCCACCACCGAGCTGGGCGTGCTGCTCCTCCCCTACGCCCGCGACGTCCTGGACCGCGCCCAGCGGCTGCGGCAGGCCGCCCACTCGGCGCGGCACGCGCGGGTGCGTGCCGTCGGCGTGCCCGCGGACTGCGCCCCCGCCGCCCTGGCCCGCGCCCTGCACGCCGGCACCGAGCGCGGGATCACCCTCGGCATGCGTGAACTGCCGCCCCTGGAGCGGGAGTCGGGCCTGGCCGACGGCTCGCTCGCCTACGCGCTCGTCCGCGTCGTACCCGAACGCGCCGCCCTCCGGGTGCCGTTGGGGCTGGCCTCCGCACCGGCCGACACCCGTGAGGCGCCGCGCACCCTGCACCTCGAAGAGCTACGGCCGCGTCGCCGCCGTACCGGCGAACCGCCCGCGTCCCCGCCGCCGATCCTCGTCCTGGCCGAGGACCAGGTCCCCTGCTTCGAGGACCGGTTCGCCCGGGCCGTCGCGCGCGCCGGGCTGCCCGAGGGGCGGATCGGGCCGGCCGGCCCGGCGGCCGACGCGCTCACCGAGACCCTGGCCGGGCGCGCCCTGCTGCTGTGCGCCGAGCCGTACGCACGCCGGTACGACGCCCGGTGGGCACCCCTGGGCGACACCGCCCTGCACCGGGGGTACGACGTGAGCGCGCCACCGGGTCCGCGCGGCACACCGGACGTACCGGCGTGGCTGACCCGGCTGCTGGCCACGGCGGTCGGGGCCGTCGGGTCGGCCCGGCACGGTGACACCGGTGACCTCCGGGCCGCCGGTGACGCCCCCTCCCGGCTGGCGGCCCGCGGATGAGCCCGGTGGAGACGGGCGGCACCCGCAACCGGCCCGTCTGCGTGGGCGACGACGGTGCCCTGCTGGATGTCGCCGAGGCGGCCGCGGCGAACTGGCGCGCGCTCGGGGTGCGCGGCTCCTTCCTCGCCCTGAACCTGGACACGGGTGCGCGACTCGGCTTCGACATCGACGAGCCGACGCCGCTCGCGTCCGTCGCGAAGGTCCCGCTGGCCCTGGTCGTACTGGACCGGATCGCGGCCGGGGAACTGGACGCGGCGCGGCCGGTGACCGTCGATCCGGCCGGGAGCAGCGTCGGCTCCACCGGCCTGTCGGCATTCCGGCACCCGGCCACCGTGGCGGTCGGCGATCTGCTCCTGCTGATGCTGTCGGTGAGCGACAACGCCGCCGCGGACGCGCTGTTCGACCTGGTGCCGGTGGCCGAGGTGGACACGCGGCTGCGGGCATGGGGGTGCGACGGCATCCGGATGCGGCACCGGATGAACCACATGTACGAGTGCGCGGCCGGCGCCGCCGGCAACGACTTCTCGCTCGCGCTGGAGCTGGCCGTACGGGACGAGCGGGCGGGCCTGCCGACCATCGAGACCCTGGACCCGGCACACGCCAACACCGGCTCGGCGGCGGCCCTCGTCGCCCTGCTGCGGCGGGTGTGGTGCGACGAGATCGCCGCGTCCGGGGCGACGGCCGAGCTGCGGCGGCTGATGGGCTTCCAGGTCTTCACCCAGCGTCTCGCGTGCGAGCTGCGCGCGGACTCGCTGCGGTGGAGCGGGAAGACGGGCACGTTCCTGCATCTGCGGCACGAGATCGGCGTGGTGGAGGCGGAGTCCGGCGACCGGGTGGCCATGGCCGCGCTCACCCGCGCGGACCGGCGGGCCGGTCTCGCCCCGGACATCGAGCTGGCGATGGGCACGGCGGCCCGGGACGCCTTCGAGGCACTGCGCCGCTGAACGGGCCGGGGCCGCCGCGTCGATGTGCCGGTCAGGACAGCAGCCGCTGCTCCTTCGCCACCCCGACCGCGCCCGCGCGCGTGTCCACGCCGAGCTTGTCGTAGATGCGCCGCAGATGCGTCTTCACCGTGGCCTCGCTGATGAACAGGGCGCGGGCGATGGCGTGGTTGGGCAGGCCCTGGGCGAGCTGGGCGAGGATGTCGCGTTCGCGCGGGGTGAGGGCGGGGCGCGGGTTGCGCAGCCGGGACATGACCCGGTCGGCGACCGGGGGCGAGAGGGCGGGGCGGCCCTGGGCGGCGGCGTGGATCGCGGTGAACAGGTCCTCGGCGCGTTCGGCCTTGAGCAGATAGCCGGTGGCGCCCGCCTCGACGGCCCGGGTGACGTCGGCGTCCGTGTCGTACGTGGTGAGCACGAGGACGTGCGGCGCGGGACTCGTGGCGCGCAGCCGCCGGGTGGTCTCGACGCCGTCGATGCCCGCGCCGAGCTGGAGATCCATCAGGACGACGTCCGGCGCGGTCCTGCGGGCCAGCGCCAGGGCCTCCTCGCCGCCGCCGGCCTCGCCGACGACCTCGATGTCCGGGGCGCTGCGCAACAGGGCGAGCAGTCCGGCGCGTACGACGGCGTGGTCGTCGCAGACCAGGATGCGTACGGGGCGTTCGGTCATGGTCGCTCCAGGGGGATCGCCGCCGACAGGGCCGTGCCCGCGCCGGGCGCCGACTCGATGGTGAGGGTGCCGCCGAGCTGGCGCAGCCGGGCGCGGACGGCGGGCAGACCGTGGCCCCGGCCCGCGCTCGCGGTGGCGTCGCGACCGGCTTCGGCGGGGTCGAAGCCCCGGCCGTCGTCCATGACGTCCAGGACGATCTGGTCGTCCAGGCAGGTCAGGGTGAGGGTGGCGGTCGTGGCGTCCGCGTGTTCGCGGACGTTGGCGAGGGCGCCCTGGGCGATGCGCAGCAGGGCGGACTCGACGGGCGCGGGCAGCCGTTCGGGCGGGGTGCCCTCGGTGTGCACGCGGACGGTGAGTCCGGGTGTCGTCTCGCGGGCGGCGACCGCGCGCAGAGCCTGCGGCAGGCCGCCGCCCTCGGCGAGGTCGGCCGGAGTCAGATCGTGCACGAAGCGGCGGGCCTCGGCGAGGCTGCGCTCGGCGATCAGCGCGGCGGTGCGGACGTGCTCGTGGGCGGTGCCGGGCGCGGTGTCCCAGAGCCGGTCGGCGGCCTGGAGCAGCATGCGCTGGCTGGACAGGCCCTGGGCGAGGGTGTCGTGGATCTCCCGGGCGAGCCGTTCGCGTTCGGCGAGGGTGCCCTCGCGGCGCTCGGTGGCGGCGAGTTCGCGCCGGGTGCGGACCAGGTCGTCGATGAGGGCGCTCTGCCGGGCGGCCTGGCGGTGCATGACGACGTAGACGGTGGCGGCGACGGCGGCCACGGCCGGCGGGGCGAGCAGCACGTTCGGGTCGGGCCAGCCGGCGAGTTCGAGCTGGGCGGCCACCGCGAGCGCGGTCAGCAGCCCGACCAGCGGGATCGCGGCGCGCGGCGGCAGAGTGCGCAGGCCGGTGTAGAAGAGCGGGACCGCGCACCAGGCGAAGCTCGGGGCCAGGACGACCAGTAGCGCCCAGGCCGCCACGACCAGGCCGAGCCAGGTCAGACGGCGCGGGGTGGGACGGGTGCCGAGGGCGGGGCCGAGGACGTAGAGCACGGCGAGCAGCGCGGTGAGGGCGACGATCCAGGGGGTGTGGGGGCCTTCGCCGTGCCGGGCGAGATAGCGGGCGAGCGACGCGCCCAGCAGTACGAAGAACGCGGTGTGCATGACGATCGTGAGGGCGCGGGGGTCGTCCGGTGCGGGTTCCGGCATCGCCACCACCTCCCGTGTCACCGCGCTGAACTGGGCGAACAAGGTCCATTGTTCCCCGGCCCCGAGCGGGCGGGGTCATCCGATCGGATGACCCCGGGGACCACCGGTCCGTCGACGGGAGACGGCGGAGGGCGGGCCGAGGATCGGTACCGAGGCGATCGCGTCTCGGCCCGGCCGCGTCTCGGCCGCGGCCCCACCGCCACCGGAAGGTTGCCCGTCATGTCCAGCCGCAGGAAGCCGTCCCGCCGTACCCGTGTCCTCGTGGGCGGTGCCGCCCTGGCCGTCGTGGGCGCGGGTGTCGTCGGCACCGTCACCGCCCATGCCGCCGATTCGGCCGGCGCCGCCCCGGCCGCCGCGCCCGCCGCGGTCCGCCCCGGCGATCTCACCCGGAGCACGCACCTCACCGTCAAGGCCGCGGAGAAGGCGGCGCGGGCCGCGCTGGACGCCGCGGTCAAGGACGGCCGCCAGGTGTCCGTGGCCGTGGTCGACCGCGACGGCGACACGCTGGTCACGCTGCGCGGGGACGGCGCGGGCCCGCAGTCGTACGAGTCCGCCGGGCGCAAGGCGTTCACGGCGGTGTCCTGGAACGCCCCCACCTCGGAGCTGGCCGGACGGCTGGCGCAGGCGCCGACCCTGAAGGACATTCCGGGGACGCTGTTCCTCGCGGGCGGCACCCCGGTGACCGTCAAGGGCGCCCCGGTCGCGGGCATCGGCGTCGCGGGCGCCCCCTCCGGCGACCTGGACGAGAAGTACGCCCGGGCGGGCGCGGCGGCGCTGGACCGCTGACGGCCGGGACGCGCCGGGACGCGCCGGGACGCGCCGGGACGCGCCGGGACGCGCCGGGACGCGCCGGGGGCGTCGTAACCGCTCGTTCCCCACGCACGCATTCCCACCGTGCTGATGAGGCGACGATGTCCGGGCCGCCCGCCAAGGGGCGGCCCGGACATGGTGCCGGCGGATCAGGCCAGGTCGAACCGGTCCAGGTTCATGACCTTGTCCCAGGCGGCGACGAAGTCCTTGACGAACTTCTCCTTCGCGTCGTCGCTCGCGTAGACCTCGGCGAGGGCGCGCAGTTCGGAGTTGGAGCCGAAGACGAGGTCGGCACGGCTGCCGGCCCACTTCAGCTCGCCCGTCACGGCGTCGCGGCCCTCGAAGGTGGTCTGGTCCTCGGAGGTCGACTTCCAGGTCGTGCCCATGTCGAGCAGGTTGACGAAGAAGTCGTTGGTGAGGACGCCCGGCGTCCTGGTGAGGACGCCCTGCTGCTGGGCCTGGGCGTGGTTGGCGCCGAGCACGCGCAGGCCGCCGATGAGGACGGTCAGCTCGGGGGCGCTGAGGGTGAGCAGGTTGGCGCGGTCGAGCAGCAGGTACTCGGCCGGCAGCCGGTTGCCCTTGCCGAGGTAGTTGCGGAAGCCGTCCGCGGTCGGCTCCAGCGCCTCGAAGGACTCGGAGTCGGTGTGCTCCTCACGGGCGTCCACCCGGCCCGGCGTGAACGGCACCCGGACCTCGAAGCCGCCCTCCTTGGCCGCCTTCTCGACCCCGGCGACACCGCCGAGGACGATGAGGTCGGCCAGCGAGACCTTCTTGGCGCCGGAGGAGGCGTTGAAGTCCTGCTGGATGCCCTCCAGGGTGCGCAGCACCTGGGCCAGCTCGTCGGGCTGGTTGACCTCCCAGCCGCGCTGCGGCGCGAGGCGGATACGGGCGCCGTTGGCGCCGCCGCGCTTGTCGCTGCCGCGGAAGGTGGACGCGGAGGCCCACGCGGTGGTGACCAACTGGCCGACGCTCAGCCCGGAGTCGAGCAGCTTGCTCTTCAGGGCCGCGATGTCCGCGTCGTCGATCGGCTCGCCCTCGCGCTCCGGCAGCGGGTCCTGCCAGATCAGGGTCTCCTCGGGGACCTCGGGGCCGAGGTAGAGGGACTTCGGGCCCATGTCGCGGTGGGTGAGCTTGTACCAGGCGCGGGCGAAGGCGTCGGCGAACTCCTGCGGGTTCTCGTGGAAACGACGGGAGATCGGCTCGTAGATCGGGTCGAAGCGCAGGGAGAGGTCCGTGGTGAGCATCGTGGGCAGACGCTTCTTGGCCGGGTCCTGCGGGTCGGGGATCGTGGGCTCGGCGTCCTTGGCGACCCACTGCTTGGCGCCGGCCGGGGACTCGGTCAGCTCCCACTCGTAGCGGAACAGGTTGTCGAAGAAGCCGTTGCTCCAGCGGGTCGGCGTCGAGGTCCAGGTGACCTCCAGGCCGGAAGTGATGGCATCCCTGCCCTTGCCACTGGCGTAGGTGCTGCGCCAGCCCAGGCCCTGCTCGTCCAGGCCGGCGGCCTCGGGGTCGAGGCCGACGTGGTCGGCGGGGCCGGCGCCGTGGGTCTTGCCGAAGGTGTGGCCGCCGGCGATCAGGGCGACGGTCTCCTCGTCGTTCATCGCCATGCGGCCGAACGTCTCACGGATGTCGCGGGCCGCGGCCAGCGGGTCCGGGTTGCCGTTGGGGCCCTCGGGGTTGACGTAGATGAGGCCCATCTGGACGGCGCCGAGCGGGTTCTCCAGCTCGCGGTCGCCGGTGTAGCGGCGGTCGTCGAGCCAGGTGGTCTCGGGGCCCCAGTAGACGTCCTCCTCCGGCTCCCAGACGTCCTGGCGGCCGCCGCCGAAGCCGAAGGTCTCGAAGCCCATGGACTCCAGGGCCACATTGCCCGCGAGGACCATCAGGTCGCCCCAGGAGATCTTCTGGCCGTACTTCTTCTTCACCGGCCACAGCAGGCGGCGGGCCTTGTCCAGGTTGGCGTTGTCGGGCCAGCTGTTCAGCGGGGCGAAGCGCTGCTGGCCGTGGCCGGCGCCGCCGCGGCCGTCGCTGATGCGGTAGGTGCCGGCGGCATGCCAGGCCATACGGATGATCAGACCGCCGTAGTGGCCGAAGTCGGCGGGCCACCAGTCCTGGGAGGTGGTGAGCACCTCTTCGATGTCCCGTTTCACCGCCGGGAGGTCGAGGCTCCGGAAGGCCGCCGCGTAGTCGAATTCCTCACCCAGCGGGTTGGCCGCGGGCGGGTTCTTGGCGAGGATCTTCAGGTTGAGCCGCTCCGGCCACCACTGGCGGTTGCCGCCGCCCTGGGTCGGGTGCAGGGCCCGGTCGTGAACGACGGGGCAGCCGCCGCTCCCCTCCTCCGCCTTCGCGTCTGTGACGATCGCGTCGTGGTTCTCAGTCATGGCAATCCTTCCGAACTAAGCGGAACCAGGTGCTCAGGAACTGCGGCCGGTGGAACAGTCGGGGCACACGCCCCAATAGACGACCTCGGCTTCGTCGATGGCGAAGCCCCGGTCGTCGGCGGCGGTCAGGCAGGGCGCTTCCCCGGCGGCGCAGTCGACGTCGGCGACGGCCCCGCACGACCGGCACACGAGGTGGTGGTGGTTGTCGCCGACGCGCCCCTCGAACCGGGCCGGATGACCGGCCGGCTCGATGCGGCGCACGAGTCCCGCCGCGGTGAGCGCGTGCAGAGCCTCGTAGACGGCTTGCAGGGATATATGGCCTACGCGGTCACGGACCCCGGAGGCGATCGCCTCGACACCGAGGTGGTCGCCGTCCCGGACGGTCTCCAGCAGCGCGACGCGAGCCGCCGTCACGCGCAGGCCGGCACCGCGGAGCTCCTCGGCGGTGGTCGGAGTCGGGGAGGCGGTCATGGGGGCGAACCTACTCTCACAAACACGAAGGATTCAAGAAAACGAACGATGCAATTCTGGTCGTGCGCCGGTGTACGCGCCGATGTACGGCGTTCACCTCCGCGTTCACGGCTGCGCGGCTTTGCGCCGCCCGCCGGGCGCCGTCGGTCGGACGCCACGCCGGGGCACGCACGGATCACGCGCCCCACCCGTCTCTCCCCGGCCGACGCGAGTCGAACCGTCCACCGATCGGGTGAGAGGGAACCATCCGGCACCGGGGCTCTTCCTCGGCGCCTTCGCCATGCCGTCGACGGGGCAGAACGGGCAGGAGGCGCGGTGGCGGGCGGGGACGGCCTTCGCGTTCGCCGTCGTGGACGGGAGAGGCACCGTCCTCGGCCATGTGGCCGTGAGCGCGATCGACCGGCGTCACTCGACGGGCTGGCTGTCCTACTGGACCACCAGGGCGGCCCGGGGACGCGGGGCGGCCTCCGCGGCCTGCCGGTCCCTGGCCCGCCGGGCCTTCGACGACGCCGGACCCTCCCGCCTCGAACTCGGCCATCGCGTCGACAACCGGGTGCTGCCGGGTCGCCGGTGCGGCCGGGTTCGCGGTGGAGGGCCTGCGACGGCAGAAGCCGGAGTACGACGGGGTGCGCCATGACGTCGAGACGCACGCCCGGCCGGCCTCCGTCCCGGAGCCCGCCGAGGCCGGTCGCCCTGTCCGCCCACCCGCCGCCTGAGGACTCCGTCCGCTACCTGAGGACGTTGACGGCGCGGGCCACCACGAGGCCGACGGTCACCAGGGACACCGACGACTGGAGCATCATCAGCATCTTGGCCCACCTGGACAGGGGCATCACATCGGTCGGGCTGAAGGCGGTGGCGTTGGTGAACGAGAGGTACAGGTAGTCGAGGAACTCCGGCTCCCAGTCCGGGGGCGCCATGTCGGGGCTCTGCATCTGGACGAACAGGAAGTCGGCGTACTGCTGCTGCCCGCGCACCCGCGCCATCGGGCCGCCGCGGTCCGACTCCCAGTACCAGAGCGCGAAGACGATGACATTGGTGAACCAGATGACCGCGCCGGCCCGCAGCAGCGGCACCGCGTCCTGCCCTCCGATGCCGTGCACCAGGTCCCATACGAGCTGGGCCGCCGACCAGCCGTTGGCCAGGCTGATGACACCGATCAGGAGCAGCCCCAGCCATCGCCACCACACCGTGCTGGGCTCCACCCGCCGGGGGTTGCCCGCCACCAGGGCGGCCAGCAGGACCAGTTCCAGCACCGGCAGGGCCCAGACCGGACGCAGCAGCACGAGCCGGTGCGGCAGGACCAGTTGCAGGGCGACCGCCGCCAGCATGACGGTGGTCACGGCCCATCGCGTCTCACCCCGGGTCGCCCGCCGCCACGCCGGCTCCAGTTCGCGCTCCCCGCTCTGGAGGAGCCGTTCGATCCTGGCCAGGCGTCCGTCGGCGTCGTCCATGTCCTCGCTCATGCCGCACATTGTCGCGGGCGCGGGGGTGCGCGGGTGCGTCGGCACGGGGGTGGGCGCCGGTGGCGCCGGGACGGCAGGGCCGGGGGCTGGGACGACGCCATGACCGGTACGACGGTCACGCCGATGAGCGGTACGACGGTCACGCCGATGAGCGGTACGGCCTCACGCCTCCCCCGTCAGACGGATCGCTCGTCGTGACGCACCCGTTCGCCCGGCTCGGTCCGGCCCGGAAGCGAGCCGAGCGGCACCACGGTGCGCCCGTGCGCCGCGTTGATGACACCGGCCGCCGACGCGTACCAGGCGGCGAGCCCCGTGAGGATGCCGAACCAGCCGCCCACCTCGGTCATGGCGTGCCCGGCGCCGCCCTGGAACGACCCGATGGCCAGGAACAGGAAGGTCAGCGTCAGCAGGACGAACACCGCGAGCACCGGAAGGCTGACCCGCAGGGCGCCGATGGTCATGTAGGCGGTGAAGATCGCCCAGCCGAGCAGGAACAGGCCCAGCGCGTTGTGGGCGTCACCGGCGAGCGCCACGCGCGGCGCGATCCACCAGTAGGACAGCCAGAAGGCGGCGAAGGAGACGAACGCCGTCGCACCGAAGGTGTTGCCCCGGCGGAACTCCATGAGTCCCGCGGCGAACTGGGCGAGGCCGCCGTAGAACAGGGCGAGGCCCAGGACCGGCAGGATACCGGCGGTCTCCTTCAGGAGATTGGTGTTGATGATCGACAGCAGCAGAGTCGTGAGGGCGAAGCCGGCCAGGCCCAGAGGGGCGGGATCGGCCCAGGCCGCCGCGCGCGGGGCCGCCTCGGGCGCGGCCGCCTCGGGCGCGGCCGCCTCGGGCGCGGCCGCCCTGGGCGGGACCGCCCCGGGCGGCGGCTGCTCCGGGTACGGGCTCCTCGTGTCCTCGTTCATAACCGGCATCCCTTCGACCAATGGTCAGCAGGGCCGGAGGCCCTTGCTCGCCGAGCCCGCAAACATGCTGGTCAGTGCCCCCGAGGCGGGCTGTGACACTCGCGTGCCACGTAGATACACCTGTACAGAATGTACCCAT is a genomic window of Streptomyces sp. WP-1 containing:
- a CDS encoding sensor histidine kinase, translated to MPEPAPDDPRALTIVMHTAFFVLLGASLARYLARHGEGPHTPWIVALTALLAVLYVLGPALGTRPTPRRLTWLGLVVAAWALLVVLAPSFAWCAVPLFYTGLRTLPPRAAIPLVGLLTALAVAAQLELAGWPDPNVLLAPPAVAAVAATVYVVMHRQAARQSALIDDLVRTRRELAATERREGTLAERERLAREIHDTLAQGLSSQRMLLQAADRLWDTAPGTAHEHVRTAALIAERSLAEARRFVHDLTPADLAEGGGLPQALRAVAARETTPGLTVRVHTEGTPPERLPAPVESALLRIAQGALANVREHADATTATLTLTCLDDQIVLDVMDDGRGFDPAEAGRDATASAGRGHGLPAVRARLRQLGGTLTIESAPGAGTALSAAIPLERP
- a CDS encoding Fur family transcriptional regulator, whose translation is MTASPTPTTAEELRGAGLRVTAARVALLETVRDGDHLGVEAIASGVRDRVGHISLQAVYEALHALTAAGLVRRIEPAGHPARFEGRVGDNHHHLVCRSCGAVADVDCAAGEAPCLTAADDRGFAIDEAEVVYWGVCPDCSTGRSS
- a CDS encoding GNAT family N-acetyltransferase, whose translation is MPSTGQNGQEARWRAGTAFAFAVVDGRGTVLGHVAVSAIDRRHSTGWLSYWTTRAARGRGAASAACRSLARRAFDDAGPSRLELGHRVDNRVLPGRRCGRVRGGGPATAEAGVRRGAP
- a CDS encoding heme-binding protein, translating into MSSRRKPSRRTRVLVGGAALAVVGAGVVGTVTAHAADSAGAAPAAAPAAVRPGDLTRSTHLTVKAAEKAARAALDAAVKDGRQVSVAVVDRDGDTLVTLRGDGAGPQSYESAGRKAFTAVSWNAPTSELAGRLAQAPTLKDIPGTLFLAGGTPVTVKGAPVAGIGVAGAPSGDLDEKYARAGAAALDR
- a CDS encoding acetate uptake transporter, whose amino-acid sequence is MNEDTRSPYPEQPPPGAVPPRAAAPEAAAPEAAAPEAAPRAAAWADPAPLGLAGFALTTLLLSIINTNLLKETAGILPVLGLALFYGGLAQFAAGLMEFRRGNTFGATAFVSFAAFWLSYWWIAPRVALAGDAHNALGLFLLGWAIFTAYMTIGALRVSLPVLAVFVLLTLTFLFLAIGSFQGGAGHAMTEVGGWFGILTGLAAWYASAAGVINAAHGRTVVPLGSLPGRTEPGERVRHDERSV
- the katG gene encoding catalase/peroxidase HPI; translation: MTENHDAIVTDAKAEEGSGGCPVVHDRALHPTQGGGNRQWWPERLNLKILAKNPPAANPLGEEFDYAAAFRSLDLPAVKRDIEEVLTTSQDWWPADFGHYGGLIIRMAWHAAGTYRISDGRGGAGHGQQRFAPLNSWPDNANLDKARRLLWPVKKKYGQKISWGDLMVLAGNVALESMGFETFGFGGGRQDVWEPEEDVYWGPETTWLDDRRYTGDRELENPLGAVQMGLIYVNPEGPNGNPDPLAAARDIRETFGRMAMNDEETVALIAGGHTFGKTHGAGPADHVGLDPEAAGLDEQGLGWRSTYASGKGRDAITSGLEVTWTSTPTRWSNGFFDNLFRYEWELTESPAGAKQWVAKDAEPTIPDPQDPAKKRLPTMLTTDLSLRFDPIYEPISRRFHENPQEFADAFARAWYKLTHRDMGPKSLYLGPEVPEETLIWQDPLPEREGEPIDDADIAALKSKLLDSGLSVGQLVTTAWASASTFRGSDKRGGANGARIRLAPQRGWEVNQPDELAQVLRTLEGIQQDFNASSGAKKVSLADLIVLGGVAGVEKAAKEGGFEVRVPFTPGRVDAREEHTDSESFEALEPTADGFRNYLGKGNRLPAEYLLLDRANLLTLSAPELTVLIGGLRVLGANHAQAQQQGVLTRTPGVLTNDFFVNLLDMGTTWKSTSEDQTTFEGRDAVTGELKWAGSRADLVFGSNSELRALAEVYASDDAKEKFVKDFVAAWDKVMNLDRFDLA